The proteins below come from a single Thermopolyspora flexuosa genomic window:
- a CDS encoding SPFH domain-containing protein: MSKEFSRIKEALAGWSEIRQLLRGGEQGRLVPVVIPKDRRGFAWVAPLLLAVYLAGTAVLADGVISGAAAAGAVVLLLATGVWLWRSAIIEIEEGTTGIRSRWGAIVGTLSPGRHYLWLPWDRVDAVVDTSTEIPYTAPVTSCPTAEDVPLKAIEFFLKFRIVDPVAFVRTIGASNFDMVLSSAVQDAIRQRARQVTTERAHDLRGSDVGDMQEALNRRLGRYGVRITGANIPDVQLPDQYQQHLATREKVAKEMAAYEREWELTRRRRIDTLLMEIERAKKTRDARIVEVKAAHNTARKDVARMLEEQETEAQRVRWEIEARGRAQLTAAENEAKALRRLAEAYRDNRAVLQYELARRRLDVGAKLAEAAPQPVVVRTSGGDTSALSTLLLAQYLPRLTEAGRTARAQVNGEHAPASG, encoded by the coding sequence ATGAGCAAGGAGTTCTCCAGGATCAAGGAGGCGCTGGCCGGCTGGTCGGAGATCCGGCAGCTGCTGCGCGGCGGCGAGCAGGGCCGGCTCGTCCCGGTCGTGATCCCCAAGGACCGGCGGGGCTTCGCCTGGGTGGCGCCGCTGCTGCTCGCCGTCTACCTCGCGGGCACCGCGGTGCTCGCCGACGGCGTGATCTCCGGGGCGGCCGCCGCCGGCGCGGTCGTGCTGCTGCTCGCCACCGGCGTGTGGCTGTGGCGCAGCGCGATCATCGAGATCGAGGAGGGCACCACCGGGATCCGCAGCCGGTGGGGCGCGATCGTCGGCACCCTCTCCCCCGGCCGCCACTACCTGTGGCTCCCCTGGGACCGGGTGGACGCGGTCGTCGACACCTCCACCGAGATCCCGTACACCGCGCCGGTCACCTCCTGCCCGACCGCCGAGGACGTGCCGCTGAAGGCGATCGAGTTCTTCCTCAAGTTCCGCATCGTCGACCCGGTGGCGTTCGTGCGGACCATCGGCGCGAGCAACTTCGACATGGTGCTGTCGAGCGCGGTGCAGGACGCGATCCGGCAGCGCGCCCGCCAGGTCACCACCGAGCGCGCCCACGACCTGCGCGGCTCCGACGTCGGCGACATGCAGGAGGCGCTCAACCGGCGGCTCGGCCGGTACGGCGTGCGCATCACCGGCGCGAACATCCCCGACGTGCAGCTCCCCGACCAGTACCAGCAGCACCTGGCCACCCGGGAGAAGGTGGCCAAGGAGATGGCGGCGTACGAGCGGGAGTGGGAGCTGACCCGCAGGCGGCGCATCGACACCCTGCTGATGGAGATCGAGCGGGCGAAGAAGACCCGCGACGCGCGCATCGTCGAGGTGAAGGCCGCGCACAACACCGCGCGCAAGGACGTGGCGCGCATGCTCGAGGAGCAGGAGACCGAGGCGCAGCGGGTGCGCTGGGAGATCGAGGCGCGCGGCCGGGCCCAGCTCACCGCCGCGGAGAACGAGGCGAAGGCGCTGCGCCGGCTCGCCGAGGCCTACCGGGACAACCGCGCGGTGCTCCAGTACGAACTCGCCCGGCGGCGGCTCGACGTGGGCGCCAAACTCGCCGAGGCCGCGCCGCAGCCGGTGGTGGTGCGCACCTCGGGCGGCGACACCTCGGCCCTGTCCACCCTGCTGCTCGCCCAGTACCTGCCCCGGCTCACCGAGGCCGGCCGTACCGCGCGGGCGCAGGTGAACGGGGAGCACGCGCCCGCCTCGGGATGA
- the coaE gene encoding dephospho-CoA kinase, translating to MAALKVGLTGGIGSGKSEVSKRLAAHGAIVIDADRIAREVVEPGTPGLARVVEEFGPEVLREDGSLDRPRLGSIVFADPERLAALNAIVHPLVAARAAELQDAAPDDAIVVYDVPLLVENDLAGQYEVVVVVDAADEIRVDRLTRLRGMSEADAKARIAAQATREDRLRVADIVIVNEGTLEELQARVDEVWDELRARAAGR from the coding sequence ATGGCGGCGCTGAAGGTCGGGCTCACCGGCGGCATCGGCTCGGGCAAGAGCGAGGTCTCCAAGCGCCTCGCCGCGCACGGCGCGATCGTGATCGACGCCGACCGGATCGCCCGTGAGGTGGTCGAGCCGGGCACCCCCGGCCTCGCCCGCGTGGTCGAGGAGTTCGGCCCCGAGGTGCTGCGCGAGGACGGCTCGCTCGACCGGCCACGGCTCGGCTCGATCGTCTTCGCAGACCCCGAGCGCCTCGCCGCGCTCAACGCGATCGTGCACCCGCTCGTCGCCGCCCGCGCCGCCGAGCTGCAGGACGCCGCCCCGGACGACGCCATCGTCGTCTACGACGTGCCGCTGCTCGTGGAGAACGACCTGGCCGGGCAGTACGAGGTGGTGGTCGTGGTGGACGCGGCCGACGAGATTCGCGTCGACCGGCTCACCCGGCTGCGCGGCATGTCCGAGGCCGACGCCAAGGCCCGCATCGCCGCCCAGGCCACCCGCGAGGACCGGCTGCGGGTGGCCGACATCGTGATCGTCAACGAGGGCACGCTCGAGGAGCTGCAGGCCCGCGTCGACGAGGTCTGGGACGAGCTGCGGGCCCGGGCGGCGGGCCGCTGA
- a CDS encoding GNAT family N-acetyltransferase, which produces MIQITRAEPADAGEILTVQRAAYVTEAQLYGDAFIAPLVESEAQLRAAIESALVLKALDGTRVVGAVRGRTQDRTLLVGRLVVAPDMQRRGIGTALMTRLEAEAPPEVEAFALFTGHQSEGNLRLYRRLGYRETHRERVHDHLTLVHLRKERTPAPR; this is translated from the coding sequence GTGATCCAGATCACCCGGGCGGAGCCCGCCGACGCGGGCGAGATCCTCACCGTGCAGCGGGCCGCCTACGTCACCGAGGCGCAGCTCTACGGCGACGCGTTCATCGCCCCGCTGGTCGAGTCGGAGGCGCAGCTCCGCGCGGCGATCGAGTCCGCGCTCGTGCTCAAGGCGCTCGACGGCACCCGCGTCGTCGGCGCGGTACGCGGCCGGACGCAGGACCGCACCCTGCTGGTCGGTCGCCTCGTGGTCGCCCCGGACATGCAGCGCCGCGGCATCGGCACCGCCCTGATGACCCGGCTGGAGGCCGAGGCCCCGCCCGAGGTCGAGGCGTTCGCCCTGTTCACCGGCCACCAGTCGGAGGGCAACCTGCGCCTGTACCGGCGTCTCGGCTACCGGGAGACCCATCGGGAGCGCGTGCACGACCACCTCACCCTCGTGCACCTGCGCAAGGAACGCACGCCCGCGCCCCGGTAG